The following proteins are co-located in the Microbacterium sp. SORGH_AS_0888 genome:
- the dusB gene encoding tRNA dihydrouridine synthase DusB gives MTVTLAPERALRIGPLQLDVPVVLAPMAGITNTAFRRLCREHGVGLYVSEMITSRALVERNATTMRLIRHHESETVRSIQLYGVDPVTVGRAARLLAEEDRADHIDLNFGCPVPKVTRKGGGSALPWKSDLFESIVRAAVAGAGEIPVTVKMRKGIDDDHLTFLDAGRRARDAGAAAVALHARTAAQFYSGHADWSAIAALKEAITDIPVLGNGDIWSADDAVRMMAETGCDGVVVGRGCLGRPWLFGDLARALGPAGSAAAPVDATLGFVAAAFRRHAELLVEFFEDEDRGCRDIRKHVAWYFKGYPVGGDTRAALATVGSLAEIDDLIATLDLDAPYPGAAAEGQRGRAGTPKRPALPDGWLDNRDMDLDSSCVLADAELDTSGG, from the coding sequence GTGACTGTCACTCTCGCTCCCGAGCGGGCCCTCCGCATCGGGCCCCTGCAGCTCGACGTCCCCGTCGTGCTCGCGCCGATGGCGGGCATCACGAACACCGCGTTCCGGCGCCTGTGCCGTGAACACGGCGTGGGCCTCTACGTGAGCGAGATGATCACCTCGCGGGCGCTCGTCGAGCGCAACGCGACCACGATGCGCCTCATCCGCCACCACGAGTCGGAGACCGTGCGCTCGATCCAGCTGTACGGCGTTGATCCGGTCACGGTCGGCCGCGCCGCCCGGCTCCTCGCCGAGGAGGACCGCGCCGACCACATCGACCTGAACTTCGGCTGTCCGGTGCCCAAGGTGACCCGCAAGGGCGGGGGCTCCGCGCTTCCCTGGAAGAGCGATCTCTTCGAGTCCATCGTGCGTGCCGCCGTCGCGGGCGCGGGCGAGATCCCTGTCACGGTCAAGATGCGCAAGGGCATCGACGACGATCACCTGACGTTCCTGGACGCCGGGAGACGCGCGCGGGATGCGGGAGCCGCCGCCGTGGCGCTGCACGCCCGCACGGCGGCACAGTTCTACTCCGGCCACGCCGACTGGTCGGCCATCGCCGCCCTTAAGGAGGCGATCACCGACATCCCCGTCCTCGGCAACGGCGACATCTGGAGCGCCGACGACGCCGTGCGGATGATGGCCGAGACCGGTTGCGACGGCGTCGTCGTCGGTCGCGGATGCCTCGGCCGCCCCTGGCTCTTCGGCGATCTCGCCCGCGCTCTCGGCCCCGCCGGATCCGCGGCGGCGCCCGTCGACGCCACGCTCGGGTTCGTCGCCGCCGCGTTCCGCCGCCATGCCGAGCTGCTGGTCGAGTTCTTCGAGGACGAGGACCGTGGCTGCCGCGACATCCGGAAGCACGTCGCGTGGTACTTCAAGGGCTACCCCGTCGGCGGCGACACGCGCGCCGCACTGGCCACGGTCGGCAGCCTCGCCGAGATCGACGATCTCATCGCCACCCTCGACCTCGATGCGCCGTATCCGGGCGCCGCGGCCGAGGGGCAGCGCGGGCGTGCCGGAACGCCGAAGCGCCCTGCGCTGCCGGACGGGTGGCTCGACAACCGCGACATGGACCTCGACTCCTCGTGTGTCCTCGCCGATGCGGAGCTCGACACCAGTGGCGGCTGA
- a CDS encoding deoxyguanosinetriphosphate triphosphohydrolase, with the protein MRSSTPVAADGGIGVVDTPPDGYDDHARERFLTEQHRSQRDGFARDRARVLHSAALRRLAAKTQVLSPASPADFARNRLTHSLEVAQVGRELATWLQLAPDVVDTACLSHDIGHPPFGHNGERALNDWAADIGGFEGNAQTLRILTRLEPKVMGDDGRPHGLNLTRASLDATCKYPWTSDSPVPDPGGRLKYGVYDEDADVFRWMREGAPGRVRCIEAEVMDLADDIAYSVHDFEDAILNGYLDPRRLTDPREHSAILTAIQGWVGYDFTRDELADALFRLTRMPEWIESFDGGRAALGRLKNLTSDLIGRFARAATSATREAYEAPSLTRYRAHMVIPRVIEAEMAVLKGTNGAFVVSIEGRKSLYKEQRRLLKQLATALWEAPEHLDRIHAEDFARAETDAARRRVVVDQVASLTDRFAIAWHARLVGEVDLATLGIWVPGTRRIQSSAYALPEPLEGL; encoded by the coding sequence ATGCGGAGCTCGACACCAGTGGCGGCTGACGGCGGCATCGGCGTCGTCGACACGCCGCCGGATGGGTACGACGACCACGCCCGGGAGCGCTTCCTCACCGAGCAGCATCGTTCGCAGCGAGACGGCTTCGCCCGCGACCGCGCGCGTGTGCTGCACTCTGCGGCGCTGCGACGGCTGGCGGCGAAGACGCAGGTGCTGAGTCCCGCGAGCCCCGCCGACTTCGCGCGCAACCGTCTCACGCACTCGCTCGAGGTCGCGCAGGTCGGTCGCGAGCTCGCCACGTGGCTCCAGCTGGCCCCGGATGTCGTCGACACGGCCTGCCTCAGCCACGACATCGGGCACCCGCCCTTCGGGCACAACGGTGAACGCGCGCTCAACGACTGGGCCGCCGACATCGGCGGATTCGAGGGGAACGCCCAGACCCTCCGCATCCTCACCCGCCTCGAGCCGAAGGTGATGGGAGACGACGGCCGTCCGCACGGGCTCAACCTGACCCGGGCGAGCCTCGATGCGACGTGCAAGTATCCGTGGACGAGCGACAGCCCCGTGCCCGACCCGGGCGGCCGGCTCAAGTACGGCGTGTACGACGAGGACGCCGACGTCTTCCGCTGGATGCGGGAGGGTGCGCCGGGACGGGTGCGGTGCATCGAGGCCGAGGTCATGGACCTCGCCGACGACATCGCCTACTCGGTCCATGACTTCGAGGACGCCATCCTCAACGGCTATCTCGACCCACGGCGGCTGACCGATCCTCGCGAGCACTCCGCGATCCTCACCGCGATCCAGGGATGGGTGGGCTACGACTTCACGCGCGACGAGCTCGCGGACGCCCTGTTCCGACTCACCCGCATGCCGGAGTGGATCGAGTCCTTCGACGGCGGCAGGGCCGCGCTCGGGCGTCTGAAGAACCTCACGAGCGACCTCATCGGCCGCTTCGCGCGTGCTGCGACCTCCGCAACACGGGAAGCCTATGAGGCCCCCTCGCTCACCCGTTACCGGGCTCACATGGTGATCCCGCGCGTGATCGAGGCCGAGATGGCGGTGCTCAAGGGCACGAACGGGGCGTTCGTGGTGTCGATCGAGGGACGCAAATCGCTGTACAAGGAGCAGCGGCGTCTGCTCAAGCAGCTCGCCACGGCGCTCTGGGAGGCGCCGGAGCACCTCGATCGGATCCATGCCGAGGACTTCGCCCGCGCCGAGACGGATGCCGCCCGTCGGCGGGTCGTGGTGGACCAGGTCGCGAGCCTCACGGATCGTTTCGCGATCGCGTGGCATGCCCGGCTGGTCGGCGAGGTCGATCTCGCGACGCTCGGCATCTGGGTGCCGGGGACCCGCCGCATCCAATCCTCCGCCTACGCGCTGCCCGAGCCGCTCGAGGGGCTCTGA
- a CDS encoding YnfA family protein has protein sequence MTVARIIVLFVVAAIAEIGGAWLIWQSVREDRGWWFAVLGVIALGSYGFVAAFQPEASFGRVLAAYGGVFVAGSLAWGIIVDGFKPTVWDYVGSAVALLGAAIIIFAPGRADAAI, from the coding sequence ATGACCGTGGCGCGCATCATCGTCCTGTTCGTGGTGGCCGCGATCGCGGAGATCGGCGGAGCGTGGCTCATCTGGCAGTCCGTTCGCGAGGACCGCGGGTGGTGGTTCGCGGTTCTGGGCGTCATCGCGCTGGGCTCGTACGGGTTCGTCGCCGCGTTCCAGCCGGAGGCGAGCTTCGGCCGCGTGCTGGCCGCATACGGCGGGGTGTTCGTCGCCGGCTCGCTGGCGTGGGGGATCATCGTCGACGGCTTCAAGCCGACGGTGTGGGACTACGTCGGCTCCGCGGTCGCCCTCCTGGGTGCGGCGATCATCATCTTCGCGCCGGGGCGCGCCGACGCGGCGATCTAG
- a CDS encoding glutathione peroxidase, translating to MTTDSTVDVHDIPFLTADGSTATLADYAGKVLLIVNVASKCGLTPQYEQLEQLQRAYGDRGFQVLGFPCNQFMGQEPGSMEEILEYCATTWGVSFPVMDKVKVNGSHAAPLYKALKKAKNVEGAKGPIMWNFEKFVLTPSGEVHRFRPQTKPDAPEIVAAIEASLPH from the coding sequence ATGACCACGGATTCCACAGTCGATGTGCATGACATTCCGTTCCTCACCGCTGACGGCAGCACCGCGACGTTGGCCGACTATGCCGGCAAGGTCCTGCTCATCGTCAACGTCGCATCGAAGTGCGGCCTGACGCCGCAGTACGAGCAGCTAGAGCAGCTGCAGCGCGCCTACGGCGACCGCGGCTTCCAGGTGCTCGGCTTCCCGTGCAACCAGTTCATGGGCCAGGAGCCGGGATCCATGGAAGAGATCCTCGAGTACTGCGCCACGACCTGGGGCGTCTCCTTCCCCGTCATGGACAAGGTCAAGGTCAACGGCTCACACGCGGCCCCCCTCTACAAGGCGCTGAAGAAGGCGAAGAACGTCGAGGGCGCCAAGGGGCCGATCATGTGGAACTTCGAGAAGTTCGTGCTGACGCCCTCGGGCGAGGTGCACCGGTTCCGTCCCCAGACCAAGCCGGACGCCCCCGAGATCGTCGCCGCGATCGAGGCCTCTCTCCCCCACTGA
- a CDS encoding isoprenyl transferase, translating to MTPKPYTHRDAVPFRPVDWTGEYPPAFGRVPRHVAIVMDGNGRWANRRGLTRVEGHKAGEAALLDVVAGAIQAGVRHLSVYAFSTENWNRSPDEVRFLMGFNRDVLHRRRDQLNEWGVRVRWAGRKPRLWGSVIKELQFAEQLTRDNDVLTLTMCVNYGGRVELVDAMRSIADDVAAGRLRPSAVNEKLVQRRLYQPDMPDVDLFVRSSGEQRTSNFLLWESAYAEYVFLDTLWPDFSRRDLWHAIGSFQQRERRFGGAVDAPEPDGE from the coding sequence GTGACCCCGAAGCCCTACACGCACCGCGATGCGGTGCCGTTCCGTCCGGTCGACTGGACGGGGGAGTACCCGCCTGCGTTCGGCCGCGTGCCCCGGCACGTCGCGATCGTCATGGACGGCAACGGCAGGTGGGCCAATCGTCGTGGTCTCACACGCGTCGAGGGGCACAAGGCGGGCGAGGCCGCGCTGCTCGATGTCGTGGCCGGGGCGATCCAGGCCGGTGTGCGCCACCTGAGCGTCTACGCCTTCTCGACCGAGAACTGGAATCGCTCGCCCGACGAGGTGCGGTTCCTCATGGGCTTCAACCGCGATGTGCTGCATCGCCGCCGCGATCAGCTCAACGAGTGGGGCGTGCGGGTGCGGTGGGCCGGTCGGAAGCCGCGGCTGTGGGGATCCGTCATCAAGGAGCTGCAGTTCGCCGAGCAGCTCACGCGCGACAACGACGTCCTGACGTTGACGATGTGCGTGAACTACGGCGGCCGGGTCGAGCTCGTCGACGCGATGCGGTCGATCGCCGACGACGTCGCCGCCGGGCGGCTGAGGCCTTCCGCCGTCAACGAGAAGCTCGTCCAGCGGCGGCTCTACCAGCCCGACATGCCGGACGTCGATCTGTTCGTGCGATCCAGCGGCGAGCAGCGGACATCCAACTTCCTGCTGTGGGAATCCGCGTACGCCGAGTACGTCTTCCTCGACACGCTCTGGCCGGACTTCTCGCGGCGCGACCTGTGGCACGCGATCGGTTCGTTCCAGCAGCGGGAGCGCCGGTTCGGCGGGGCGGTCGATGCGCCGGAGCCGGACGGGGAATAG
- the dnaG gene encoding DNA primase, which yields MAGRISQADVEEVKARTNIADIIGERVSLKPAGVGSLKGLCPFHDERSPSFHVRTQDGFYHCFGCGESGDVYTFLQRIDHLSFTEAVERLAGRIGYTLHLEEGGVARETSGRARLYEANSAAAEFFRGQLMGPEAESARRFLGERGFDAGAAAHFGVGYAPKGWSGLLDALTAKGFTRDELTSAGLVSQGQRGVYDRFRGRVIWPIRDVTGQVIGFGARRLYDDDQGPKYLNTPETVIYKKAQVLYGLDLAKRDIGRGDPPRVVVVEGYTDVMACHLAGVTTAVATCGTAFGAEHVNVLRRVLGENTGAEIVFTFDPDAAGQKAAVRAFTEAWSLNATSFVAVGPEGLDPCDLRLARGDGAVTAMIESKAPMFEFMIDQRLAGLDLGTVEGRLRGLQLTAPLLADIRDEGLRHRYEHLLARRLGEDLAEVRREVARAARREGGATDGRRGAAAPPQVPAQAQPSASVPVVAVTMASLPRTPEVSLERDAAQGFLQYGHRIDQAALRAALDETFHHPALEAIRSAISAMPDHTRPGWAVEAVQSVREPYRSLAAELLTAAFPAPSEEVAVATTAELTRRLRMRGIDREKRELLGAIQRVPVDSEEGREVRRRLAALDAIRQELVADV from the coding sequence ATGGCCGGCCGCATCTCCCAGGCAGACGTCGAGGAGGTGAAGGCGCGCACCAACATCGCCGACATCATCGGCGAGCGCGTGTCGCTCAAGCCCGCCGGCGTCGGCTCGCTCAAGGGCCTCTGTCCGTTCCACGACGAGCGCAGCCCGAGCTTCCACGTGCGTACCCAGGACGGGTTCTACCACTGCTTCGGATGCGGGGAGTCCGGAGACGTCTACACATTCCTGCAGCGCATCGACCACCTGTCCTTCACGGAGGCGGTCGAGCGTCTCGCGGGTCGCATCGGCTACACCCTGCACCTGGAGGAGGGCGGCGTCGCGCGGGAGACCTCGGGGCGCGCCCGCCTCTACGAGGCGAACTCGGCGGCCGCGGAGTTCTTCCGGGGCCAGCTCATGGGACCGGAGGCGGAGAGCGCGCGGCGTTTCCTCGGGGAGCGCGGCTTCGATGCGGGCGCGGCCGCGCACTTCGGCGTCGGCTATGCCCCGAAGGGGTGGTCCGGGCTGCTCGACGCGCTGACCGCGAAGGGCTTCACGCGCGACGAGCTGACCTCGGCGGGCCTGGTGTCGCAGGGCCAGCGCGGCGTCTACGACCGGTTCCGCGGCCGGGTCATCTGGCCGATCCGCGACGTGACCGGGCAGGTCATCGGCTTCGGCGCGCGACGCCTCTACGACGACGACCAGGGGCCGAAGTACCTCAACACCCCCGAGACCGTGATCTACAAGAAGGCGCAGGTGCTGTACGGGCTCGACCTGGCCAAACGCGACATCGGGCGCGGCGACCCGCCGCGTGTCGTGGTGGTCGAGGGGTACACGGACGTCATGGCCTGTCATCTGGCGGGCGTGACGACGGCCGTGGCGACCTGTGGGACGGCGTTCGGCGCCGAGCACGTCAACGTGCTGCGCCGGGTGCTCGGCGAGAACACCGGCGCCGAGATCGTCTTCACCTTCGATCCCGACGCGGCGGGCCAGAAGGCTGCGGTCCGCGCGTTCACGGAGGCGTGGAGCCTCAACGCCACGAGCTTCGTCGCGGTGGGGCCGGAGGGACTCGATCCCTGCGATCTGCGCCTCGCCCGCGGCGACGGCGCGGTCACGGCCATGATCGAGTCGAAGGCCCCGATGTTCGAGTTCATGATCGACCAGCGGCTCGCGGGGCTCGATCTCGGCACGGTCGAGGGGAGACTGCGGGGTCTGCAGCTCACGGCTCCGCTGCTGGCCGACATCCGCGACGAGGGACTGCGACACCGCTACGAGCATCTGCTCGCCCGGCGGCTCGGCGAGGACCTCGCGGAGGTGCGCCGTGAGGTCGCCCGTGCCGCCCGCCGCGAGGGGGGAGCGACGGACGGGCGCCGGGGCGCGGCGGCACCGCCGCAGGTTCCCGCTCAGGCGCAGCCGTCCGCATCCGTGCCGGTCGTCGCCGTCACGATGGCTTCGCTGCCGCGGACCCCCGAGGTGAGTCTGGAGCGAGACGCGGCTCAGGGCTTCCTGCAGTACGGTCATCGGATCGATCAGGCGGCGCTCCGTGCCGCGCTGGACGAGACGTTCCACCATCCTGCGCTGGAGGCCATCCGCTCCGCGATCTCGGCGATGCCGGATCACACCCGCCCGGGGTGGGCGGTGGAGGCGGTGCAGTCCGTCCGTGAGCCCTACCGGTCGCTCGCGGCGGAGCTGCTGACGGCGGCCTTCCCGGCGCCGAGCGAAGAGGTCGCGGTGGCGACGACGGCCGAGCTCACGCGGCGGCTGCGGATGCGCGGCATCGACCGCGAGAAGCGGGAGCTGCTGGGGGCGATCCAGCGCGTGCCTGTCGACTCCGAGGAGGGGCGTGAGGTGCGTCGGCGGCTCGCCGCGCTCGATGCGATCCGGCAGGAGCTCGTCGCGGACGTGTAG
- a CDS encoding ATP-binding cassette domain-containing protein — MPTVDPAAPSIVCDDLSIADAAGRRLIDGVTFRLPRRAALVIGGSTGSGKSTLAALLAGRAPEGVHVDGGDAHVEGVAVRRKRRAERGLGVYAGYVGQSDGAQLPPRLTVSEIVGEPFTGRVRRPNGRAVALRVASLLDELGLPLGLAAKFPYELSAGMRQRVAVARALMLDPRLIVGDEILANLDVEARGLVGDALARRRAQGASLLLVTNDAEVPEAYDADVLILKGGHVHAYGRGADLARRFLGDAAVAG; from the coding sequence ATGCCCACCGTGGATCCCGCTGCGCCCAGCATCGTCTGCGACGATCTCTCCATCGCGGACGCCGCGGGTCGACGGCTGATCGACGGTGTCACGTTCCGGCTGCCGCGCCGGGCGGCGCTCGTGATCGGCGGATCGACGGGCTCCGGGAAGTCGACGCTCGCGGCGCTGCTGGCCGGGCGCGCGCCGGAGGGCGTCCACGTCGACGGCGGCGATGCGCACGTGGAGGGCGTCGCGGTGCGGCGCAAGCGTCGCGCCGAGCGCGGGCTGGGAGTGTACGCGGGCTACGTCGGCCAGTCCGACGGTGCACAGCTGCCGCCGAGGCTCACGGTGTCGGAGATCGTCGGTGAGCCGTTCACGGGCCGCGTGCGACGTCCGAACGGCCGCGCGGTCGCGCTGCGGGTCGCCTCCCTCCTCGATGAGCTCGGGCTGCCCCTGGGCCTTGCCGCGAAGTTCCCCTATGAGCTCAGCGCGGGGATGCGGCAGCGCGTCGCCGTGGCGCGTGCGCTGATGCTCGACCCTCGATTGATCGTGGGCGACGAGATCCTGGCGAATCTGGATGTCGAGGCACGAGGGCTCGTCGGCGATGCGCTGGCGCGTCGGCGCGCCCAGGGGGCGTCACTCCTGCTCGTCACGAACGACGCCGAGGTGCCGGAGGCCTACGACGCGGACGTGCTCATCCTCAAGGGCGGTCACGTGCACGCCTACGGGCGCGGCGCGGATCTCGCCCGTCGCTTCCTCGGCGATGCGGCGGTCGCCGGCTGA
- the recO gene encoding DNA repair protein RecO: MPTYRDEVVVLRTHKLGEADRIVTMLSRHHGKVRAVAKGVRRTTSRIGARLEPFMVAEAQFFVGRNLDIVQQAVTLGTYGADIAADYDRYTAASAMVETADRLGDAEATPQQYLLLLGGLRSLAAGAHGSRSILDSYLLRAMALSGWAPGLDACARCGTEGAHGWFLAQAGGMVCDACAPAGSARIEPGTASLLRALLSGDWETVDSSAPRSAAAASGLIAAYAQWHLERGIRSFSQLEHAR, encoded by the coding sequence GTGCCCACCTATCGCGACGAGGTCGTGGTCCTGCGCACCCACAAGCTGGGTGAAGCCGACCGCATCGTGACGATGCTGAGCCGTCATCACGGCAAGGTCCGCGCCGTCGCCAAGGGGGTGCGGCGAACGACCTCGCGCATCGGTGCCCGGCTCGAGCCGTTCATGGTCGCCGAAGCCCAGTTCTTCGTGGGCCGCAATCTCGACATCGTGCAGCAGGCCGTGACGCTCGGCACGTACGGCGCCGACATCGCCGCCGACTACGACCGGTACACCGCCGCCAGCGCCATGGTCGAGACGGCCGACCGGCTGGGGGATGCCGAGGCCACACCGCAGCAGTATCTGCTCCTGCTCGGCGGCCTGCGTTCGCTCGCCGCGGGCGCGCACGGCTCGCGCAGCATCCTGGACTCCTATCTGCTGCGCGCGATGGCGTTGTCGGGATGGGCGCCCGGCCTGGACGCCTGTGCCCGCTGCGGCACCGAGGGCGCGCACGGCTGGTTCCTCGCCCAGGCGGGCGGCATGGTGTGCGACGCCTGCGCCCCCGCCGGGTCGGCACGGATCGAGCCGGGGACCGCGTCCCTGCTGCGCGCCCTGCTGTCGGGCGACTGGGAGACCGTGGACTCGTCGGCGCCCAGGTCGGCGGCGGCCGCATCCGGTCTCATCGCCGCCTACGCCCAGTGGCACCTGGAGCGCGGCATCCGTTCGTTCTCGCAGTTGGAGCATGCCCGGTGA
- the def gene encoding peptide deformylase yields the protein MAVLPIRIMGDPVLHSPAAEVEEVTDEIRELVADMFETMDAAPGVGLAAPQVGVSLRIYTYTYQDDEGAPWRGVVINPVLWMSPPVPGEPDPDEESEGCLSFPGERFPLRRADRVLVTGVDLDLQPVLIEVDGWRARIMQHEFDHLDGILYVDRLGDNDWKTAQKIAKKRGWNRPGHSWMPGVDDLEG from the coding sequence GTGGCCGTACTCCCGATTCGCATCATGGGCGACCCCGTCCTCCATTCCCCCGCCGCAGAGGTCGAGGAGGTCACGGACGAGATCCGTGAGCTCGTCGCCGACATGTTCGAGACGATGGATGCCGCACCCGGCGTCGGGCTCGCGGCACCGCAGGTCGGCGTGTCGCTGCGGATCTACACCTACACGTATCAGGACGACGAGGGTGCGCCCTGGCGCGGCGTCGTCATCAACCCGGTGCTGTGGATGAGTCCCCCCGTGCCGGGCGAGCCGGACCCCGACGAGGAGTCGGAGGGATGCCTCTCCTTCCCGGGCGAGCGATTCCCGCTGCGCCGAGCAGATCGTGTCCTCGTGACCGGCGTCGATCTCGACCTGCAGCCGGTCCTGATCGAGGTCGACGGCTGGCGCGCCCGCATCATGCAGCACGAGTTCGACCATCTCGACGGCATCCTCTACGTCGACAGGCTCGGCGACAACGACTGGAAGACGGCGCAGAAGATCGCGAAGAAGCGCGGGTGGAACCGCCCAGGGCATTCCTGGATGCCGGGCGTCGACGACCTGGAAGGCTGA
- a CDS encoding DsbA family protein, whose amino-acid sequence MADPIRIDVWSDVACPWCYIGKRNLEAGLAAAAEGPDAPEVEVVYHSYELSPDMPADVEGTELELLVARKGMPEEQVRQMFDHVTEVAAQAGLAYDFDRVLPANTVKAHELIHYAATQGLQAEMKERLLAAHFTEGRHVGKIDELVALAAEVGLDAAAAREALETDRFLPYVRADQKQAAAYGIQGVPFFVIDGQYGVSGAQPAAAFTQIVRQLWGERTPA is encoded by the coding sequence ATGGCTGACCCGATCCGGATCGATGTATGGAGCGATGTGGCGTGCCCCTGGTGCTACATCGGAAAGCGCAACCTCGAGGCCGGGCTCGCCGCGGCAGCCGAGGGACCCGACGCCCCCGAGGTCGAGGTGGTGTATCACTCCTACGAGCTGTCGCCCGACATGCCCGCGGACGTCGAGGGCACCGAGCTCGAGCTGCTGGTCGCGCGCAAGGGGATGCCTGAGGAGCAGGTGCGGCAGATGTTCGACCACGTGACCGAGGTCGCGGCACAGGCGGGCCTGGCGTACGACTTCGACCGTGTCCTGCCGGCGAACACCGTCAAGGCGCACGAGCTCATCCACTACGCCGCGACGCAGGGGCTGCAGGCCGAGATGAAGGAGCGGCTGCTCGCTGCGCACTTCACCGAGGGGCGCCATGTCGGCAAGATCGATGAGCTCGTGGCTCTCGCCGCCGAGGTCGGCCTCGACGCCGCGGCGGCGCGCGAGGCGCTCGAGACGGACCGTTTCCTGCCGTACGTGCGAGCCGATCAGAAGCAGGCGGCGGCTTACGGCATCCAGGGCGTGCCGTTCTTCGTGATCGACGGGCAGTACGGCGTGAGCGGTGCGCAGCCCGCTGCGGCGTTCACGCAGATCGTGCGCCAGCTCTGGGGCGAGCGCACCCCCGCCTGA
- a CDS encoding trimeric intracellular cation channel family protein, with product MTEPLFSIPLWADLTAVGLGGVQGALFASGFRGQRRLDLLGVTIIGIIIGMGGGLIRDLLLGVAPATLQTNGYLLTAIAASLVGMLLANVFQRLNRVIVILDALVIGLFGAFGTSKALALGLPLVPAVFVGACSAVGGSVLRDIMMGLPVAIMHVGSLYAVAAGAGCLVLGVLHVFGVEIVVAAIVGITVTTVIRILAVVFDVSLPEQRMLHRRKVAVETAAIPIVPPPAD from the coding sequence GTGACCGAGCCGCTGTTCTCGATACCGCTGTGGGCCGACCTGACCGCCGTCGGGCTCGGCGGCGTCCAGGGCGCGCTCTTCGCGTCGGGGTTCCGGGGACAACGGCGCCTGGATCTGCTCGGGGTCACGATCATCGGCATCATCATCGGCATGGGCGGCGGCCTCATCCGCGATCTGCTGCTCGGGGTCGCTCCGGCGACCCTTCAGACCAACGGGTACCTTCTCACCGCGATCGCCGCCTCACTGGTCGGGATGCTGCTCGCGAACGTGTTCCAGCGCCTCAACCGCGTGATCGTGATCCTCGACGCCCTCGTCATCGGGCTGTTCGGCGCGTTCGGGACCAGCAAGGCGCTCGCGCTCGGGCTGCCGCTCGTTCCCGCCGTGTTCGTTGGCGCATGCTCGGCGGTGGGCGGCAGCGTCCTTCGCGACATCATGATGGGGCTGCCGGTGGCGATCATGCACGTGGGATCGCTCTACGCGGTCGCTGCCGGTGCGGGATGTCTCGTGCTCGGTGTGCTGCACGTGTTCGGGGTCGAGATCGTGGTCGCGGCGATCGTCGGGATCACGGTGACGACCGTCATCCGCATCCTCGCCGTCGTGTTCGACGTGTCGCTCCCGGAGCAGCGGATGCTGCACCGGCGCAAAGTCGCCGTCGAGACGGCGGCGATCCCGATCGTCCCCCCGCCCGCCGACTGA